A genomic stretch from Deltaproteobacteria bacterium includes:
- the pgl gene encoding 6-phosphogluconolactonase, protein MLGISDPHTGSPRPSRTPAAPPCISRGRPRTQTRPPDSAMTRLWLEFTDPDLLGRASAAHVGRIARRILDQAPVFRLALSGGSSPLGMFRHLTEPAIFPSELWSRTQVFFADERLVPPNHADSNFASASHHLLDRVPIPSRNIHRMPGELPPEDAALTYTRDLARSFGQNGVPVFDLIVLGMGADGHTASLFPGAELPGGRHLVVAPVSAPSMPPRLPRLTLTPAVLDAARRILFVILGADKHAALRAIRDMASDVPAAKVDARSQSWYICPPLGAGQQPTEQPD, encoded by the coding sequence ATGCTGGGGATTTCTGACCCCCATACTGGATCGCCGCGACCATCCCGGACCCCGGCCGCCCCTCCATGCATATCCCGCGGGCGGCCCCGGACCCAGACCCGCCCCCCGGATTCGGCCATGACCCGCCTTTGGCTCGAATTCACGGACCCCGACCTGCTGGGCCGGGCCTCGGCCGCCCATGTCGGCCGCATAGCCCGACGAATTCTGGACCAGGCGCCGGTCTTCCGTCTGGCCTTGTCCGGCGGCTCAAGCCCCCTGGGCATGTTTCGCCATTTAACCGAACCAGCCATCTTTCCGTCCGAATTGTGGTCCAGAACGCAGGTATTTTTCGCCGACGAACGATTGGTCCCCCCGAATCACGCCGATTCCAACTTTGCATCCGCCAGCCACCACCTCCTTGACCGGGTGCCCATCCCGAGCCGCAACATCCATCGCATGCCGGGCGAGCTGCCACCGGAAGACGCCGCCCTGACCTACACGCGCGACTTGGCGCGGTCCTTTGGTCAAAACGGCGTGCCGGTCTTTGATCTGATCGTCCTGGGCATGGGCGCCGACGGACACACGGCCTCGCTCTTTCCCGGCGCCGAACTCCCTGGCGGCCGGCATCTCGTGGTGGCTCCGGTGTCCGCCCCAAGCATGCCCCCGCGACTGCCGCGCCTAACCCTGACCCCGGCAGTGCTCGACGCGGCCCGCCGGATCCTGTTCGTGATCCTGGGCGCGGACAAGCACGCGGCCCTGCGCGCCATCCGGGACATGGCGTCGGATGTGCCAGCGGCCAAGGTCGACGCCCGCAGTCAAAGTTGGTATATTTGCCCACCCCTTGGAGCGGGCCAACAGCCCACCGAACAACCCGATTGA
- the zwf gene encoding glucose-6-phosphate dehydrogenase produces MSPDAPACPLVPPADPVTLAIFGATGDLATRKIFPALAALCRNQLLRDDTRIIAVGRADMTQGHYHAQLGQKLTGVIPESCLASLLAKTSYLRMDPDIPESARALARALDSVDGTAAINRLFYLAVPPSAYIPLVTRLGEAGLGHEPAGASARIVVEKPFGRDLSSAQELDQALHLYFREDQIFRIDHYMAKETVQNLLMLRFANALFEPLWNRRHIDHVRITAAESLGIGHRSGFYDQAGVLRDMFQNHMMMLLALCAMEPPSRFEAELIRDERSKVFRALRPLDPDHLDDILILGQYGPGTIDGHAVPGYLQEPGINPTSTTPTFARMKIFLDNWRWQGVPFHLCSGKRLAAKRTEIVIQFREVPVSMFPSGAAIPPNRLVLGIHPDEVVRLEVQTKGLGSTPCPSSRSLEFSYGAESVLGRIDDYAKVLLDCIVGDQTLFWRQDAVELCWGFLTPILDRRDHPGPRPPLHAYPAGGPGPRPAPRIRP; encoded by the coding sequence ATGAGCCCCGATGCCCCCGCCTGCCCTCTGGTTCCTCCGGCCGATCCGGTCACCCTGGCCATTTTCGGCGCCACCGGGGACCTGGCCACCCGCAAAATCTTTCCGGCCCTGGCCGCCCTGTGCCGCAACCAGCTGCTGCGCGACGACACCCGGATCATCGCCGTGGGCCGCGCCGACATGACCCAGGGCCACTACCACGCCCAGCTTGGCCAAAAATTGACGGGCGTCATTCCCGAATCCTGTCTGGCCAGCCTTCTGGCCAAAACCAGCTATCTGCGCATGGACCCAGACATCCCGGAGTCCGCCAGGGCGCTGGCCCGGGCCCTTGACTCCGTCGACGGCACGGCGGCCATCAACCGCCTCTTTTACCTAGCCGTGCCACCATCGGCCTATATCCCCCTGGTCACGCGCCTGGGCGAGGCCGGCCTGGGGCACGAACCGGCAGGGGCCTCGGCGCGCATCGTGGTCGAAAAACCCTTTGGCCGGGACCTGTCCTCGGCCCAGGAGCTGGACCAGGCCCTGCACCTGTATTTCCGCGAGGACCAAATTTTCCGCATCGACCATTACATGGCCAAGGAAACCGTGCAAAATCTGCTCATGCTGCGTTTTGCCAATGCCCTGTTCGAGCCGCTGTGGAACCGCCGCCACATCGACCATGTCCGGATCACCGCGGCTGAATCCCTGGGCATCGGCCATCGCTCCGGATTCTACGACCAGGCCGGGGTTCTCCGGGACATGTTCCAAAACCACATGATGATGCTCTTGGCCCTGTGCGCCATGGAACCGCCGTCCCGCTTCGAGGCCGAGCTGATCCGCGACGAACGCTCCAAGGTTTTCCGCGCCCTGCGTCCCCTGGACCCGGACCATCTGGACGACATCCTGATCCTTGGCCAGTACGGACCGGGCACCATCGACGGGCACGCGGTGCCTGGCTATCTCCAGGAACCGGGCATCAATCCGACCTCGACCACGCCGACTTTCGCCAGGATGAAAATCTTCCTGGACAACTGGCGCTGGCAGGGAGTGCCCTTTCACCTTTGCTCCGGCAAGCGTCTGGCCGCCAAACGCACGGAAATAGTGATTCAATTCAGGGAAGTACCTGTATCCATGTTCCCAAGCGGCGCGGCCATTCCGCCCAACCGCCTTGTCCTGGGAATCCATCCGGACGAGGTGGTCCGTCTGGAGGTCCAGACCAAGGGCCTGGGTTCCACGCCCTGCCCGAGCTCCCGCTCCCTGGAATTTTCCTATGGAGCGGAATCCGTCCTGGGCCGGATCGACGACTACGCCAAGGTTCTGCTGGATTGCATTGTCGGGGACCAGACCCTGTTCTGGCGCCAGGACGCGGTGGAACTATGCTGGGGATTTCTGACCCCCATACTGGATCGCCGCGACCATCCCGGACCCCGGCCGCCCCTCCATGCATATCCCGCGGGCGGCCCCGGACCCAGACCCGCCCCCCGGATTCGGCCATGA